The Benincasa hispida cultivar B227 chromosome 9, ASM972705v1, whole genome shotgun sequence genome has a segment encoding these proteins:
- the LOC120086403 gene encoding double-strand break repair protein MRE11: MGDLSRDEMKNTLRILVATDCHLGYLEKDEIRRHDSFKAFEEICSIAEQKQVDFLLLGGDLFHENKPSRSTLVKAIEILRRHCLNDKPVQFQVVSDQTINFPNTFGHVNYEDPHFNVGLPVFSIHGNHDDPAGVDNLSAVDILSACNLVNYFGKMVLGGSGVGQITLCPILIKKGSTSVALYGLGNIRDERLNRMFQTPHAVQWMRPEAQEGCQVTDWFNILVLHQNRVKSNPKNAINEHFLPRFLDFIVWGHEHECLVDPLEVPGMGFHITQPGSSVATSLIDGESKPKHVLLLEIKGNQYRPTKIPLTTVRPFEYTEIVLKDEPDIDSNDQNSIIEHLDKVVQNLIEKSSKRVVNRSELKLPLVRIKVDYSGFMTINPQRFGQKYVGKVANPQDILIFSKASRKGRNEVKIDDSERLRPEELNQQNIEALVAENNLKMEILPVNDLDVALHNFVNKDDKMAFYSCVQYNLEETRSKIAQDADSLKFEEEDLILKVGECLEDRVKERNNRSKNDTAFTSSIQSSKDFGSRSSTAVGSAVSFSDDEDTVKASGSKSTRGRKVPSKAADDTSIKTSTRGRGRGRGRGSSSSLKQTTLDAALGFRQSQRSATAAVRSIVNTDAMNSASSGEPRENEVEEINDSSENDESPLSKGRKRAAPRGRGRGTTQSKRGRKSNTSSVQRTYMGRDDGDGDSEDEENARKLLNKSQPRVTRNYGALRR; encoded by the exons GTGGATTTCTTACTTCTTGGCGGTGACCTTTTCCATGAGAACAAGCCATCACGATCAACATTAGTGAAGGCAATTGAGATCCTGCGTCGTCATTGCCTTAATGATAAACCAGTGCAATTCCAAGTTGTTAGCGACCAAACCATCAATTTTCCAAACAC ATTTGGTCACGTCAACTACGAAGATCCTCATTTTAATGTTGGCTTGCCAGTTTTCAGTATTCATGGGAACCATGATGATCCTGCTGGAGTG GACAACCTTTCTGCTGTTGATATTCTCTCTGCATGCAATCTTGTGAACTACTTCGGGAAAATGGTTCTTGGTGGTTCTGGTGTTGGTCAGATCACCCTCTGCCCCATTCTTATCAAAAAG GGTTCAACATCCGTGGCTCTGTATGGTCTTGGAAATATTAGAGATGAAAGGCTGAACAGGATGTTCCAG ACACCACATGCTGTTCAGTGGATGCGGCCTGAAGCCCAGGAAGGCTGCCAAGTGACAGACTGGTTCAACATTCTGGTACTTCATCAAAACAG AGTAAAGTCAAATCCTAAGAATGCAATAAATGAGCATTTTTTACCTCGCTTCCTGGACTTCATTGTTTGGGGACATGAACACGAATGTTTGGTTGACCCTTTG GAAGTTCCTGGGATGGGTTTCCACATCACACAACCAGGTTCCTCAGTCGCAACATCACTGATTGATGGTGAATCAAAGCCAAAACATGTCCTTTTGTTGGAAATTAAG GGTAATCAATATCGACCAACCAAGATACCTTTGACAACTGTAAGGCCATTTGAGTACACAGAG ATTGTATTGAAGGATGAGCCTGACATCGACTCTAATGATCAGAACTCAATTATTGAACACTTGGACAAAGTG gttcaaaatttgattgagaaatcCAGCAAAAGGGTTGTAAACAGATCAGAGCTCAAGCTTCCATTAGTCCGCATAAAG GTGGATTACTCTGGGTTTATGACAATAAATCCCCAAAGATTTGGTCAGAAATATGTTGGGAAG GTAGCAAATCCTCAAGACATCCTTATATTCTCAAAAGCTTCAAGGAAAGGTCGCAATGAAG TGAAAATTGATGATTCAGAAAGGCTTCGTCCAGAAGAACTGAATCAACAAAACATAGAGGCTTTAGTTGCAGAAAATAATCTG AAAATGGAGATCCTTCCTGTCAATGATTTGGATGTTGCACTGCacaattttgtaaataaagaTGACAAAATGGCATTTTATTCCTGCGTTCAATACAATCTAGAAGAAACACGA AGTAAAATTGCTCAAGACGCAGATTCTTTGaagtttgaagaagaagatttaaTTCTTAAAGTTGGGGAATGCTTGGAG GACCGAGTCAAGGAGAGGAACAACCGTTCTAAGAATGATACAGCATTCACATCATCTATTCAGTCATCAAAA GATTTCGGTAGTAGAAGTTCCACGGCAGTTGGGTCTGCTGTTTCTTTCAGTGATGATGAGGATACAGTAAAAGCATCTGGGTCAAAATCCACTAGAGGTCGGAAAGTACCATCTAAGGCAGCTGATGACACTTCAATTAAAACTTCCACACGAGGAAGAGGAAGGGGTAGAGGGAGGGGATCCAGTAGTAGCCTGAAGCAGACAACTCTTGATGCAGCTCTTGGATTTCGCCAATCACAGAG ATCTGCAACTGCTGCTGTTCGAAGCATAGTCAACACAGATGCTATGAATTCTGCTTCTAGCGGAGAACCAAGGGAAAATGAAGTTGAAGAAATTAACGACAGTTCG GAAAATGATGAAAGTCCTCTCAGCAAAGGAAGAAAGCGCGCTGCTCCAAGGGGCAGAGGGAGAGGAACCACTCAGTCTAAACggggaaggaaatcaaacacctCTTCAGTTCAGAGAACGTACATGGGTAGAGATGACGGCGATGGTGACAGCGAAGATGAAGAAAACGCTAGAAAGCTATTAAATAAGTCGCAGCCTCGG GTGACAAGAAATTATGGTGCATTGAGAAGGTAA